A region from the Selenomonas sp. oral taxon 920 genome encodes:
- a CDS encoding type II toxin-antitoxin system HicB family antitoxin, with the protein MKNILRYKEYIGSVEISEAEGFLYGRVLGIQEKIDYQAVRADELVKHFHQAVDMYLDRCRKDGVSPEIPYKGSFNVRIAPALHRRLAVHAVQNGVNLNRLVETILASYEPLYAPEKDVLS; encoded by the coding sequence ATGAAGAATATTCTACGGTACAAGGAATACATCGGATCTGTGGAGATCTCCGAGGCAGAGGGCTTCCTCTATGGCAGGGTTCTCGGCATACAGGAGAAAATCGACTATCAGGCAGTCAGAGCCGATGAGCTGGTCAAACATTTTCATCAAGCGGTTGATATGTACCTTGACCGATGCAGAAAAGACGGCGTTTCTCCGGAAATCCCCTACAAGGGCAGCTTCAATGTTCGCATTGCCCCTGCGCTGCATCGCAGACTTGCCGTCCATGCAGTGCAAAATGGCGTAAACCTCAACCGCCTGGTCGAGACGATCCTCGCCTCCTACGAGCCTCTCTATGCTCCGGAAAAGGACGTGTTATCATGA
- a CDS encoding ParM/StbA family protein, protein MQFMVANDNGNSEQDLIINGQKISAPNVFARVGKLTNLDELNPEYVLKNIHDNLIVSVDGALYYVGAYAMSSGQHCRSITVGVDNDKVSSDIVYVNTLAHIAGEVVATAFRETGKLPEEGDALKAHIDMATAIPVSYYSKAKAVEFAEKFMHKKHTVTVYVGAREYVVFLHFDFVKAIPEGVTAAHAFMDRPELIHQVKNLSAKKFESLRILHIAIGEGTTEFPITTGIAFKPDFITGTFNGNGHAITRVLEIFKKDFGLQSVTRQDFSRYVRDTSHKYHDAAMSYFMPALEDEAEDILNMAEQVLARANNEVDIVAVYGGGSILMREALEKRLSAFCERAKIQLVYIEDPEDAVFIEADGLNAFLSSKLFQVLKDNAMSGEKG, encoded by the coding sequence ATGCAATTCATGGTGGCGAATGACAACGGGAATTCTGAGCAGGATCTGATTATCAACGGACAGAAAATCAGCGCGCCGAATGTATTTGCGCGTGTCGGAAAACTCACGAATTTGGATGAGCTCAACCCGGAGTATGTTCTCAAGAACATTCACGACAATCTTATTGTCTCCGTGGATGGCGCGCTCTACTACGTGGGGGCATATGCCATGAGCAGCGGGCAGCACTGCCGCTCAATCACTGTTGGCGTAGATAATGATAAGGTATCCAGCGATATTGTTTACGTGAATACGCTTGCACATATCGCAGGAGAAGTCGTAGCAACAGCCTTCAGGGAAACGGGAAAGCTGCCGGAGGAGGGGGATGCGCTCAAGGCGCATATTGACATGGCAACGGCCATCCCCGTATCCTACTATTCCAAGGCAAAGGCCGTGGAGTTTGCGGAAAAATTCATGCATAAGAAGCATACCGTCACGGTGTATGTTGGTGCGCGGGAATACGTTGTGTTCCTTCACTTCGACTTTGTGAAAGCGATTCCGGAAGGTGTAACGGCTGCACACGCCTTTATGGATCGGCCGGAGCTGATTCATCAGGTTAAAAACCTTTCGGCGAAGAAATTTGAGTCGCTGCGTATTCTGCACATTGCGATCGGCGAGGGGACGACAGAGTTCCCGATTACCACAGGCATAGCGTTCAAGCCTGATTTCATCACGGGAACCTTCAACGGCAACGGCCATGCGATCACCAGAGTGCTGGAGATCTTCAAGAAGGACTTCGGACTCCAAAGCGTGACACGTCAGGACTTCTCTCGTTATGTGCGTGATACTTCTCATAAGTATCACGATGCGGCAATGTCATATTTCATGCCGGCACTTGAGGACGAAGCCGAGGACATCCTGAATATGGCCGAGCAGGTTCTAGCGCGCGCGAATAATGAAGTAGACATTGTTGCCGTATATGGTGGAGGGTCTATCCTCATGCGCGAAGCGTTGGAGAAACGTCTTTCGGCATTTTGCGAGAGGGCGAAGATCCAGCTCGTCTACATCGAAGACCCGGAGGATGCTGTCTTTATTGAGGCTGATGGGCTCAACGCATTCCTGAGCAGCAAGTTGTTTCAGGTTCTCAAGGACAATGCGATGAGCGGTGAGAAAGGATGA
- a CDS encoding HipA domain-containing protein — MIDLTNETWRSNRFGGSEKKRTLIYEGKTYMVKFPDPVRSTKRTMLSYINNQFSEHIGCNIFRCLGIPAQETFLATCIDPMNKKEKVVVACELFCQNGEGNLIEFSRFLLNDTDSNTRRTTTVEDVMDVLEHSPLLQDKEKIKDYFWNMFVVDAFIGNGDRHLDNWGLIETPDGKFSPAPVYDCGSSLSPLKSDHEKTFLLEDGNTFKREEYNLNSVYRMNGQRIFYHEIFKNPPEDLRQAIQRIVPRIKTAAAQIDNFIDRTEGLSDVSKTYMKKSLMMRRELILLPALKRCSEKGHALVRGGGR, encoded by the coding sequence ATGATTGACCTTACCAATGAGACGTGGCGCAGCAATCGTTTTGGCGGTTCGGAGAAAAAGCGAACTTTGATTTATGAGGGGAAAACCTATATGGTGAAGTTTCCCGACCCTGTCCGTTCCACCAAAAGGACGATGCTCAGCTACATCAACAATCAGTTTTCGGAACACATCGGCTGCAATATTTTTCGTTGTCTCGGAATCCCGGCGCAGGAGACATTTCTGGCAACGTGTATAGACCCCATGAACAAAAAAGAGAAAGTTGTTGTTGCCTGTGAACTCTTTTGTCAAAATGGCGAAGGGAACTTGATTGAGTTCAGCAGATTTCTTCTCAACGACACAGACAGCAACACCCGCAGAACAACAACGGTCGAGGATGTAATGGATGTTCTCGAACATTCACCGCTGCTTCAGGATAAAGAGAAAATCAAAGACTATTTCTGGAATATGTTCGTTGTTGATGCGTTCATTGGGAATGGGGATCGTCATTTGGATAACTGGGGACTAATCGAGACTCCGGACGGAAAATTCTCGCCCGCTCCTGTCTATGACTGCGGTTCATCCCTCTCTCCTCTGAAATCAGATCATGAAAAGACGTTTTTATTGGAAGATGGAAACACATTTAAGAGGGAAGAATACAATCTGAACTCAGTATATCGAATGAACGGGCAACGGATTTTTTATCACGAAATCTTCAAGAACCCGCCGGAAGACCTGCGCCAGGCCATCCAGCGCATTGTGCCTCGGATCAAAACGGCTGCTGCGCAGATCGACAACTTTATCGACCGCACAGAAGGGCTTTCAGATGTATCAAAAACGTATATGAAAAAGTCGCTCATGATGAGAAGGGAGCTGATCCTCCTTCCGGCACTCAAGCGCTGCAGCGAAAAAGGTCATGCACTTGTACGTGGAGGGGGCAGATAA
- a CDS encoding imidazolonepropionase has product METSYKYNPSDYVDYLCESITAFYEALPVGNAIDLSCFWQRIYFDTKQAVKEHLLSADEREAMLDYYGELIPDD; this is encoded by the coding sequence ATGGAGACGAGCTATAAGTATAACCCGTCGGACTACGTGGACTATCTCTGTGAGAGTATCACAGCTTTTTATGAGGCACTTCCCGTAGGGAATGCGATTGACTTGTCTTGCTTCTGGCAACGGATTTATTTTGATACGAAACAGGCTGTGAAGGAGCACCTTCTATCTGCTGATGAACGGGAGGCTATGCTTGATTATTACGGGGAGTTGATACCGGATGATTGA
- a CDS encoding peptidoglycan DD-metalloendopeptidase family protein has translation MRSKYFFLLLIVLFLQGYASLVCASSLVMMDAPLHGHEIIVSSPFNPRRTHPITGRVQPHNGIDIGTEVHEPIYAVADGTVILAKNDSSFDGFVVIEHTAPDGSKFETWYGDLDPNDGFLPARAIMQSVENHVRRGQLIGYSGPEETAVSRGSHLHFEVRINDSPISPALYHPYAPWLPANATVEGLDMSRKSKGMVWDAAFAFMDPVKKAIDTVALACTKAVDLLKGIIKYTIAILMTIDLAMTYLLIAVDREKGQDPNFSIFKLLTLKILVYVMLFYVITAWGGFIINGTRDLFVSFGASTSGLDIAQTKQMLVDPTSLVTKGAQIIEPIFTVLNETDAGGLDWLAKIASGAVAVIFLIIIFGSFVLFALEIIMAYLEFYLIAVFSFANFMFAGVKWSRRYAENGMNGIFSASIKLFFFCFFAAMLQSVMTTMVVDDLIRVKTVPIQEAVGNPNGNFGGRDGIDMVVEAIRRVETGGQEHPFQTPSQDGWGYGAYQISYEYWDVWCQRAGFEPPPMPWGDDSEAWASPGYQSKPYSGSWEDKFPPATTPWPENVQTAVAKHHLLELFDANGSWEKAAGAWNGDRSGGYWKKVVTASDSIQKTQHTLQIVILLKLAMICILFVYMGDKLSQLIIKQFCTSNGFKFLPGT, from the coding sequence ATGAGATCAAAATACTTTTTCCTGTTATTGATTGTGTTGTTTTTACAAGGATATGCGTCGCTGGTATGCGCTTCTAGTCTTGTGATGATGGATGCGCCGCTGCACGGACATGAAATCATCGTGTCAAGTCCTTTCAACCCGCGCCGTACGCACCCTATTACTGGTAGAGTACAGCCGCATAACGGTATAGACATCGGTACTGAAGTACATGAACCCATTTATGCTGTTGCGGACGGAACGGTCATTCTTGCAAAAAATGACTCTTCTTTTGATGGATTTGTGGTTATCGAACATACCGCGCCAGATGGAAGTAAGTTTGAAACATGGTATGGTGATTTAGATCCGAATGACGGCTTTCTTCCAGCCCGTGCAATTATGCAGAGTGTAGAAAATCACGTACGACGTGGGCAGTTGATTGGTTATTCTGGACCGGAAGAAACAGCTGTATCACGCGGATCCCATTTGCATTTTGAGGTGCGCATCAACGATTCTCCTATTAGTCCTGCGCTTTATCACCCCTATGCTCCGTGGCTCCCTGCAAATGCGACGGTAGAAGGACTTGATATGAGCCGAAAGAGTAAGGGCATGGTCTGGGATGCGGCCTTTGCCTTTATGGATCCGGTTAAAAAAGCGATTGATACAGTCGCTTTGGCCTGTACGAAAGCAGTTGATCTTCTCAAAGGAATCATCAAATACACAATCGCAATCCTGATGACAATAGACCTTGCCATGACGTATCTTTTGATTGCGGTAGACCGCGAAAAGGGGCAAGATCCGAATTTCAGCATTTTCAAGCTGCTGACGCTGAAGATATTGGTGTATGTGATGCTTTTCTACGTCATTACGGCTTGGGGCGGCTTCATTATCAACGGAACGAGAGATCTGTTTGTCAGCTTCGGAGCGTCAACCAGCGGTCTGGATATAGCGCAGACAAAACAGATGCTTGTTGATCCAACGTCACTTGTTACAAAGGGCGCGCAGATCATCGAGCCGATATTCACCGTGCTGAATGAAACCGATGCAGGAGGACTGGACTGGCTGGCCAAGATTGCCTCCGGTGCTGTTGCAGTCATTTTCCTCATCATCATTTTTGGATCGTTCGTCCTCTTTGCCCTTGAGATTATCATGGCATATCTCGAGTTCTACCTCATTGCCGTGTTCAGTTTTGCCAACTTTATGTTTGCCGGTGTTAAATGGTCGCGGCGCTATGCAGAAAATGGAATGAACGGGATTTTCAGCGCATCCATAAAGCTCTTTTTCTTCTGTTTCTTTGCGGCCATGCTGCAGTCCGTTATGACAACAATGGTGGTAGATGATCTGATCCGCGTAAAGACGGTTCCGATTCAGGAGGCTGTCGGCAATCCCAACGGCAACTTCGGCGGCCGAGATGGCATTGATATGGTTGTCGAGGCAATTCGCCGCGTAGAGACCGGCGGGCAGGAGCATCCGTTTCAGACACCCTCGCAGGATGGATGGGGATACGGCGCATATCAGATCAGTTATGAATACTGGGATGTATGGTGTCAGCGCGCCGGCTTCGAGCCGCCGCCTATGCCCTGGGGCGACGATTCAGAGGCGTGGGCAAGTCCCGGTTATCAGTCCAAACCGTACAGCGGATCATGGGAAGACAAATTCCCTCCAGCGACTACTCCTTGGCCTGAGAACGTACAGACAGCCGTTGCGAAGCATCATCTGCTCGAACTGTTTGATGCAAACGGGAGCTGGGAAAAGGCTGCCGGAGCATGGAACGGCGACCGCAGCGGGGGATATTGGAAAAAAGTCGTTACAGCCTCGGATTCCATCCAGAAGACGCAGCACACCCTGCAGATCGTTATACTGCTGAAACTGGCCATGATCTGCATCCTGTTCGTATACATGGGAGATAAGCTGTCGCAGCTGATTATCAAGCAATTTTGCACAAGCAATGGCTTCAAGTTCTTGCCGGGTACATGA